CTTCGAAGAACGACCTGCCCCCGCTGGTGGGCCGCGTGGCCTTCCTCGCCGTCGCCTCCGGGCTGACGCCGCTCATCCCGGTGCCCTTCCTGGACGACTACGCCCTGCGCCAGACGCGCGAGGGCATGGTCCGGCAGATTCTCCGGGAGCACGGCCTGCCCGCCCCCGAGAAGGCGGTGGGGGTGCTCGCCGGCTCGCACGTGAGCACCTCCCTGGGCGGCCATGTGAAGAGCGCCCTCAAGGGCGTGCTGCTGTTCCCCGTGCAGAAGCTCTTCCGGAAGGTCTTCTTCGTCCTCTGGGTGAAGGACTGCGTGGACATGGCCTCGCTGTCCCTGCACCACGGCTTCCTGCTCACCCATGCGACGGAGCGCGGGGACCTGAACGCGGACTCGCTGGCGGGTGACACGCCAAGGAAGGTCCACGACGCCATCGTCGCCGCCTGCGCGGAGGTGGACGCCCGCCCCATCAATCAAATCCTCCGCAGGCTCTTCTCCAGCAGCCGCCTGCTGATGGCCGAGGCCACCCGCGCCTTCTTCAGCCCGAAGAACCGGGGCCCCCGCACGCCCGACGCGGAGGCGAGCGCCGAGGTGAAATCGCTGACGGACCGGCTCCTCGCGGAGTTGTGGGAGGAGCGCGGCTACTTCGTCGCCCTGCGGCAGGCCTATGACAAGCACCTGAAGGCCGGCCCGAAGGCGGTCGCTTCAGGGAGCTGAGTCGGCGGTGGCCCGGGCCTCGCGGATGCGCCGGGAGAAGTCCGGCTGGCCATCCGCCGCCTGGGCCTTCGCATTGATGAGGTGCCGGGCGCGCACCACCTCCAGCGGCGCGTCCTTCTCGATGAGGCCCAGCTCGTACGCCAGCGCGTCCGAGTACGCCGGCAGCAGCGTCCGGTGGTCATACGGCACGTCCACCGCGGCGACCTTCTCCACGTGGCGCACCAGGTTGGTGGTGCAGTTGCTGGAGAGCGTGTCGTAGAACTCCGGCCGGGCGTGCAGCGCGTTCATCCGCGCCACCATGTCCAGGAAGAAGGAGGCGATGCGCTCCTTCGACGCGTCCACCGGGTACAGGAACACGTCGTCCTTGCGGTGGTTGGAGCGGAGCTGGACGAGGTCCCGCTCGTCGCCCACCACGTAGATGAGCTCGAACTGGCGGAACAGGCCGCCCAGGGCGGAGAACGTCTCCCCCTTCTCGCGCCGCACCTCCACGGAGAAGACGACGTAGCGCCCGTCCGAGAAGCCGAAGCTCACCATGGTGTGCGCCGCGCCCCAGACGCCGGAGAACGGCTCCACGATGAACCACGCCCCCGTCAGCTCGCGCGCGTCATACGTGGCCGTGTACCAGGCCGCGTCCCAGTCGGAGGTGCTCCGGTAGCGGAAGTCGCGCACGTCATGAATCGTCACGCGTGAGCCGTCCACCTCCGCCCGCGCCGCGCGCGCCAGGTCCGGCGCCCAGTCACGCTGGCCCGAAGGCGTCACCGTCCGCATCCAGCCGTACACCGCCACGCAGCCCACCGCCACCACCGTCACCGCCGCCAGCCCGGAGCGCCGACGCCACACCGCCACCGCCGCCCCGGCCAACACGAGCGCCAGCAACGCCCGCGCCGGGTGCGGCCCCTCGGCCCCCGCCCCCGTCAGGGCAAGGGCGAGCGCGACCCAGGCGCTCCCCAGCAGGAGGACCAGGGCGGTGGAGATACGGAAGAAGAGGCGCATGGCCGGAGTATCCGCGCCCTGGCCCACGGTGTCATCGGCGCGTCACGGCGTGGCCTCGGGGAATGGGGCTGGCGCGGCGTGTTCACTCCCCGTCCGAAGCCCCGCCGGCCGGTCGGATTGGCCCTGCCAGGCGACGGGCGCAGGGTGCCCCACCCCGCGCCCCGGGGCCCGCGCCGGGCCTCGCACGGGCGTGGAGACAGGAGCGTCACGATGCGAAGGGAAATGCTGACACGTCTCGCGGTACCGGGCCTGGTGGCCTGCGTCCTGTGGCTCACCGGCTGTGGCAACAACACGGAGGCGGACACGACGCTGGCGGGAGGCAACGAGGTGCCCCCCGTCACCACCTCGGCGACGGGAGCCGCCAACGCGGAGCTGGAGGGTGACGAGCTGGTGGTGAATGGAAGCTTCTCGAACCTGAGCAGCGACCTGTTCCCCGTCGGCGGGAGCGCCGCCCACGTCCACAACGCCCCAGGGGGCGAAAACGGACCCATCCTCTTCAACCTGGAGGTCTCGAGCACCGACAACCGCAACGGCACCTTCATCGGTCGCAAGACGCTGACCGAAGACGAGAAGGTGCTCTTCGAGGACGGCAACCTCTACGTCAACATCCACACGGCCAACTTCAACTCGGGAGAGCTTCGCGGCCAGTTCAAGCCGTAAGCCCGGCGATTCCGCTCGTGCCGGAACTCCGGCACGGCGGCCAGGGCCCGCGCCAAGGCCTGCTGCGTCATAAAACAGCAGGTGCGTCATCGCGTCCCCACCTGCTACAAACGCCCGATACTTCTGAGTTTTTTTGTCTGAAGACCCAGACTAGTCAGACGCATCCATTCCTACGTGAATACGTGAGGTTCACGTCAGAGCCGTGCTCCATGATAGTTAAGTCCAGACCATCCCGGTGGATGGTCCCGCCTACGCGGCGACGGACAGCTACGCCTACGCGACTTGGAGCAGCGAGTGGAACTCACCAGCGTGGATCATGTGGAGCTACATGTAGGCGACGCAATGTTGTCGGCCTACTTCTTCTGCCACGCGCTGGGATTCCGGATGGTGGCTCACGCCGCCCCCGAAAGTGGGCTGGAGGGGCGCAGGTCCATCCTGCTGCGGCAGGGCAGCATGCGGGTGGTCGTCACTTCGGCGCTCGACTCGAAGGGCCCGGTGGCGGACTACGTGCGCGCGCACGGCGACGGGGTGAAGGACGTGGCGTTCGCGACGCCGGACGCGGAAGGGGCCTTCCATGAGGCGGTGAGCCGGGGCGCGCGGCCGGTGCAGGCGCCCATCACCTACGAAGGCGCGGGCGGGCGCGTGGTCAAGGCGACCATCGCCGGGCCGGGGGACCTGGTGCATTCCTTCATCCAGCGCGACTCGACGGCGGGCGTGTTCCTGCCGGACGTGTACCTGCCGCTGGAGACGGCCCCGGGAGGCACGGAGGAGATGTTCTCCGCGCTGGACCACGTGGCCCTGTGCCTGGAGCACGGCACGCTGATGGACGCGGTGGCCTACTACCTGGACGTGCTGGGCTTCGAGCAGACGCACGAGGAGAACGTGCGCACCGAGTACAGCGGGATGAACTCGCGGGTGGTCCAGACCGCTGGCGGGCGCATCTGCTTTCCCATGCAGGAGCCGTTCACCGGCGCGCGGCGCGGGCAGCTCGAGTACTTCCTGCAGGCCCACGGCGGCTCCGGCGTGCAGCACCTGGCCTTCCTGGCGTCGGACATCACCCGGGCGGTGGACGTGCTGCGCCGGGGCGGCATGAGGATATTGGACGCGCCGCCGGACTATTACGAGACGCTGGAAGCCCGGCTGGGCGACCTGTGCGGCTTCCGCCGCGAGACGCTGCAGGAGCGCAACATCCTGATGGACCGCGACGCCTGGGGCCATCTGCTGCAGGTGTTCACGCGCACGCAGCACGCCCGGAACACGCTCTTCTTCGAGGTCATCCAGCGGCAGAAGGCTCGCGGCTTCGGCGGCGCCAACATCCAGGCGCTCTACGAGGCCAAGGAGCGCGATTCGATGCGCGCTGACCTCCAGAGCTGATCCTCACCGGGAAGGAAGAGGCCGGGACCGGGGCAGCGCGCCGGGGCCCGGCGTCACGCCGTGGCAGCACGGCGCTCGCACACGCCAGTGCCCCTCGCTCGGGGACCTCGGAACGGCGGTGCTGGAGCGCCTCAGCCAGGGAGTTACACTCTCGTCAGAGTTCCTTGAAATCCAGGGGGTTATGGGCCCTCGTGGGCTGCTAGACAACCCGTGAGAAACGAGAGATGAAAGGCAGCGGGCATGGCTCGACTTGGACTCTCCTTCCTGATTCAAAAGCCGCGGTGTCCCGAGGCGCCCCTCGCGGCGTCCGGCGCTCCGTGTCGCGTGGCGCCAGCCGCACCGGAGCAGGTCCTCCGGGGGGCAGCCCGTGCCGGGAGGCACTGACCGCGACGGCATTGATGACGCCGTCCGGATGAGGCCCGCACCGCCACCCAGGAAGTGAATCAGCCATCCGGGCGACGTCCATCCGTCCGGTCCGACAGACAGCCTTACGCCTGAGGGCGGGAGCACCCATGAGTGACCAGAACGAGAAGGCGGCCAGCGACTTCCCCACGCTCGTGGACCTGCTGCGCTATCGCGCGGAGCGCAAGGGCGACGCGCTGCTCTACCGCTTCCTCGAGACGGGCGACGTGGACGGCCCGGTGGAGGAGTGGAGCTACACGCGGCTGGACACGCGGGCGCGGGCGCTGGGCGCGCTGCTGCGCGAGCTGGGCGCGAAGGGCGAGCGGGCGCTGCTGCTGTACCCCCCGGGCATGGAGTTCGTCGCCGGCTTCATGGGCTGCCTCTACGGCGGCGTGGTGGCGGTGCCGTGCTACCCGCCGGACCCCACGCGGCTGGAGCGCACCCTGCCCCGGCTGCGCGCCATCGCCCAGGACTCCGGCGCGAAGTACGTGCTGACGACGAGCTTCATCCTGGAGATGTCGGAGCTGTTCAAGCCCCAGGCGCCGGAGCTGGGCGAGCTGCAGTGGCTGGCCAGCGACGCGGTGCCCGAGGCCCGCGCGGCGGACTGGAAGCTACCGGACGTGGACGTCGGCTCGCCGGCCTTCCTCCAGTACACGTCGGGCTCCACGGGCAACCCCAAGGGGGTGATGGTGAGCCACACCAACATCCTCCACAACGAGGCCCTCATCACCCGGGGCTTCGGACTGGATGCGTCGCGCTCGTCCGGCATGGGCTGGCTGCCGATGTTCCATGACATGGGGCTCATCGGGAAGGTGCTCCAGCCCATGTACCTGGGCTTCCCGTGCACGCTCATGTCGCCCATCGCCTTCCTGCAGCGCCCGCTGCGGTGGCTGGAGGCCATCTCCCACTACAAGGCGACGTGCAGCGGCGGCCCCAACTTCGCCTATGACTTGTGCGTGCGGAAGGCCACGGACGAGGACCGCGCGCGGCTGGACTTGAGCAGCTGGGACCTGGCCTTCAACGGCGCGGAGCCGGTGCGGCGCGAGACGCTGGAGCGCTTCGCGGCGGCGTTCGCCCCGAGCGGCTTCAAGTCCACCGCCTTCTACCCCTGCTACGGCCTGGCGGAGGCCACCCTCATCGTCACCGGCGGCACCAAGGGCCAGCCCGTCGTGCAGGGGCGCTTCGACGCGGAGGCGCTGGAGCGCGGCAAGGGCGTGGACGCGTCGGCCCAGGCGGAGGGCCCGAAGGCGCGGACGCTGGTGGGCGCGGGCGTGAGCGCGCCGGACCAGCGGATGCTCATTGTCCACCCGGAGGCGCGGGTGCCGTGCGCGGCGCACGAGGTGGGCGAAATCTGGGTGTCGGGCCCCAGCGTGGCCCGGGGCTACTGGGCGCGGCCGGAGGAGTCCGCGCACGCGTTCGACGCGCGGCTGGCCTCGGGCGAGGGGCCGTTCCTGCGCACGGGCGATTTGGGCTTCGTGTCCCCGGAGGGCGAGCTGTTCGTCACCGGCCGGCTCAAGGACCTGCTCATCATCCGCGGCCGCAACCTGTACCCCCAGGACTTGGAGCTGGCGGCGGAGCGGGCCCACCGCACGGTGCGGGCGGGCTGCTGCGCGGCCTTCAGCGTGGACGTGGAGGGCGAGGAGCGGCTGGTGCTGGCGGCCGAGGTGGATGCGCGCGACGGCTTCGACGCGTCCTCGGTGGTGGAGGCGGTGCGCCGGGCCCTGGCCGAGGAGCACTCGGTGCACGCGCATGGCGTGGTGCTGCTCCAGGCGCGCAGCATCCCCAAGACGTCCAGCGGGAAGATCCAGCGCCGCGCCACGCGGGCGGCGTTCCTCGCTGGCGAGCTGGAGGTGGTGGAGTCCTCGGTGGTGACGGGCGAGTCCTCCGCGCCGGCCGAGGACGCAACGCCGGCCGTGCCACTGAAGGAGCAGCTCACGACGGCGTCCGAGCCGGAGCGCCCGGCGGTGATGGAGCGCTTCCTGCGCCAGACGGTGGCGCGCGTGCTGCACGTGGACGCGGCGACGCTGGCGGGCGACACGGACCTGGCGGGCCTGGGTCTGGACTCGCTGATGGTGCTGGAGCTGCATGGCCAGCTGGAGACGCAGCTGGCGGTGCGGCTGCCCGCGGCCTTCCTCTGGCAGAACCCGACGCTGGCCTCGGCCGCGTCGCAGCTGCTGGAGGCCTGGAAGGGCGTGCGCCCGGAGTCCGCGCTCGTCGCGCCCCCGCTGGTGGCGGACGCCACGGGCGCGGAGGCGCCGCTGTCCTCGGGCCAGCAGCGGCTGTGGTTCCTGGACCGGCTGGTGCCGGAGAGCCCGCTGTACAACGTCCACTTCCAGCTGCGCCTCTCCGGCCCGCTGGACGAGGCCGCGCTGCGCCGGAGCCTGGACGCGCTGCTGGCGCGCCACCCGGTGCTGCGCTCCACCTTCCCGGAAGTCGGAGGCCAGCCGCGCCTGGACGTGCGGCCCGCCGCGCCGCTCGCGCTGCCGAAGGCGGACCTCCGCGCGCTGGCGCCCGAGGCCCGTGACGCCGAGCTGCGCCGGCTGTCGCTGGCGCAGGCGAAGGAGCCCTTCAAGCTGGGCGAAGGCCCGCTGGTGCGCGCCGAGCTGGTGGCCCTGGCCGACGCGGAGCACGTGCTGCTGATGACGCAGCACCACATCGTCACGGACGGCTGGTCCATTGGCGTGCTGGCCCGCGAGCTGGCCGCCCTGTACCGCGCGGCCGTGGCCGGCGAGTCCCCCACCCTGCCCCCGCCCGCGCTGCACTACCCGGACTTCGCGCGCTGGCAGCAGGGGCTGGGCGCGCTGCTGGACGGACAGCGTGCGTACTGGGGGCAGAAGCTGGCCGGCCTCCCGCGACTGGAGCTGCCCACGGACCTGCCTCGTCCGAAGGAGCCCCGCTTCCAGGGCGCGCTGCACCGACTCACCGTGCCCCGCCAGCTCGTGGAGGAGCTGCGGGCGATGAGCCGGCGCGAGGGCTGCACCCTCTTCGTCACCCTGGCCGCGGCGTGGACGGCGCTGCTCCACCGCTACAGCGGGCAGGAGGACTTCGGCGTGGGCACCGTGGTGGCCAACCGCGAGCGCGCCGAGCTGCGGGACCTGGTGGGCTTCTTCGCCCACACGCTGGTGCTGCGCGAGGACGTCTCCGGACAGCCCACGTTCCGCGAGCTGCTCGCCCGCACCCGGCGCACCTTCCACGAGGCGCTGGCCCATGCGGACCTGCCCTTCGAGGAGGTGGTGGGCGCGGCCCGCGTGGCCCGCGGCGCGGACAACCCGCTGTTCCAGACGAGCCTCCTGCTGGAGGCGCTGCCCCCCACGGACATGGCCGTGCCGGGCATGGCGTGGACGCCGGTGCTGCCGGTGCCGGATGGCGCGGTGGAGGGCACGTCGAAGTTCGACCTCCAGCTGTCTCTGGTGGAGACGGCGGACGGCCTGACGGGCGCGCTGGAGTACCGCACCGACCTCTTCGCGCCTTCCACGACGGCGCGGCTGGCCGGCCACCTGGAGACGCTGCTGCGCGCGGTGGTGGACGCGCCGGACGCCCGCGTGGAGGACCTGCCGCTGCTCACCAGCGAGGAGTCGAAGCGGCTGCTGGTGGAGTGGAACGACTTCACCCCGCCCGCGCCCGAGGACGCGGCCCGCTGCGTCCACGCGCAGCTTCGCGCCCAGGCGGCGCGCACGCCGGACGCGGTGGCGGTGGCCGGGGACGACGAGACGCTCACCTACGCGGAGCTGGACCGGCGGAGCGACGCGCTGGCCTGGCACCTGCGAAGCCTGGGCGTGGGCCCCGAGGTGCGGGTGGGCCTGTGCGTGGAGCGCTCGGCGCGGATGGTGGTGGCGATGCTCGGCGTGCTCAAGGCCGGCGCCGCGTACGTGCCGCTGGACCCTGACTACCCGCGCGAGCGGCTGGCGTACATGCTGGAGGACTCGGGGGCGGCGGTGCTGCTCACCGAGGCGCACCTGGACGGCACCGTGCCCGCCGGCCGCGCGCGCACCGTGCTGCTGGACGGCCCGGACGCCTTCGCGGCCGTGGGCAATGACGGGCCTCCGCCGTCCGGCACGGGCCCGGAGAACCTGGCCTACGTCATCTACACGTCCGGCTCCACGGGGCGCCCCAAGGGCGTCATGGTGCCGCACGGCGGCGTGGACAACTTCTTCACCGCCATGGACGCGCGCGTGGGCCACCAGCCCGCGGGCTCGTGGCTGGCCGTCACCAGCATCTCCTTCGACATCTCCGTGCTGGAGCTGCTGTGGACGCTCACGCGCGGCTTCAAGGTGGTGGTGCAGGGTGAGGGCGCGCTGCTGAAGGCGCCCGCCCGCGTCTCGGCGGCGCGTCGCAAGCCGGCGGAGTTCAGCCTCTTCTACTTCGCGGACGACGCGGACGACGCGGGGGGCAACCGCTACCGGCTGCTGATGGAGGGCGCGAAGTTCGCGGACCGGAATGGCTTCGCGGCGGTGTGGACGCCGGAGCGCCACTTCCACGCCTTCGGCGGGCTCTACCCCAACCCCTCCGTGGCGGGCGCGGCGATTGCCGCCGTCACCGAGCGCGTGGGCATCCGCGCCGGCAGCGTGGTGCTGCCGCTGCACCACCCGGTGCGCGTGGCGGAGGAGTGGGCGCTGGTGGACAACCTGTCCCAGGGCCGCGTCGGCATCTCCGTCGCCTCCGGCTGGCACGCCAACGACTTCGTCTTCGCGCCGGAGCGTTACGAGAAGCGCCGCGAGCTGATGCTCGAGGGGCTGGACACCGTGCGCCGGCTGTGGCGCGGCGAGACGGTACGGATGCCGGGCGGCGCGGGCACCCAGGTGGACGTGACGCTGCGGCCCCGTCCCGTGCAGGCGGAGCTGCCGGTGTGGCTCACCGC
The genomic region above belongs to Pyxidicoccus trucidator and contains:
- a CDS encoding DUF4105 domain-containing protein — its product is MRLFFRISTALVLLLGSAWVALALALTGAGAEGPHPARALLALVLAGAAVAVWRRRSGLAAVTVVAVGCVAVYGWMRTVTPSGQRDWAPDLARAARAEVDGSRVTIHDVRDFRYRSTSDWDAAWYTATYDARELTGAWFIVEPFSGVWGAAHTMVSFGFSDGRYVVFSVEVRREKGETFSALGGLFRQFELIYVVGDERDLVQLRSNHRKDDVFLYPVDASKERIASFFLDMVARMNALHARPEFYDTLSSNCTTNLVRHVEKVAAVDVPYDHRTLLPAYSDALAYELGLIEKDAPLEVVRARHLINAKAQAADGQPDFSRRIREARATADSAP
- a CDS encoding CHRD domain-containing protein, whose translation is MRREMLTRLAVPGLVACVLWLTGCGNNTEADTTLAGGNEVPPVTTSATGAANAELEGDELVVNGSFSNLSSDLFPVGGSAAHVHNAPGGENGPILFNLEVSSTDNRNGTFIGRKTLTEDEKVLFEDGNLYVNIHTANFNSGELRGQFKP
- a CDS encoding MupA/Atu3671 family FMN-dependent luciferase-like monooxygenase, encoding MSDQNEKAASDFPTLVDLLRYRAERKGDALLYRFLETGDVDGPVEEWSYTRLDTRARALGALLRELGAKGERALLLYPPGMEFVAGFMGCLYGGVVAVPCYPPDPTRLERTLPRLRAIAQDSGAKYVLTTSFILEMSELFKPQAPELGELQWLASDAVPEARAADWKLPDVDVGSPAFLQYTSGSTGNPKGVMVSHTNILHNEALITRGFGLDASRSSGMGWLPMFHDMGLIGKVLQPMYLGFPCTLMSPIAFLQRPLRWLEAISHYKATCSGGPNFAYDLCVRKATDEDRARLDLSSWDLAFNGAEPVRRETLERFAAAFAPSGFKSTAFYPCYGLAEATLIVTGGTKGQPVVQGRFDAEALERGKGVDASAQAEGPKARTLVGAGVSAPDQRMLIVHPEARVPCAAHEVGEIWVSGPSVARGYWARPEESAHAFDARLASGEGPFLRTGDLGFVSPEGELFVTGRLKDLLIIRGRNLYPQDLELAAERAHRTVRAGCCAAFSVDVEGEERLVLAAEVDARDGFDASSVVEAVRRALAEEHSVHAHGVVLLQARSIPKTSSGKIQRRATRAAFLAGELEVVESSVVTGESSAPAEDATPAVPLKEQLTTASEPERPAVMERFLRQTVARVLHVDAATLAGDTDLAGLGLDSLMVLELHGQLETQLAVRLPAAFLWQNPTLASAASQLLEAWKGVRPESALVAPPLVADATGAEAPLSSGQQRLWFLDRLVPESPLYNVHFQLRLSGPLDEAALRRSLDALLARHPVLRSTFPEVGGQPRLDVRPAAPLALPKADLRALAPEARDAELRRLSLAQAKEPFKLGEGPLVRAELVALADAEHVLLMTQHHIVTDGWSIGVLARELAALYRAAVAGESPTLPPPALHYPDFARWQQGLGALLDGQRAYWGQKLAGLPRLELPTDLPRPKEPRFQGALHRLTVPRQLVEELRAMSRREGCTLFVTLAAAWTALLHRYSGQEDFGVGTVVANRERAELRDLVGFFAHTLVLREDVSGQPTFRELLARTRRTFHEALAHADLPFEEVVGAARVARGADNPLFQTSLLLEALPPTDMAVPGMAWTPVLPVPDGAVEGTSKFDLQLSLVETADGLTGALEYRTDLFAPSTTARLAGHLETLLRAVVDAPDARVEDLPLLTSEESKRLLVEWNDFTPPAPEDAARCVHAQLRAQAARTPDAVAVAGDDETLTYAELDRRSDALAWHLRSLGVGPEVRVGLCVERSARMVVAMLGVLKAGAAYVPLDPDYPRERLAYMLEDSGAAVLLTEAHLDGTVPAGRARTVLLDGPDAFAAVGNDGPPPSGTGPENLAYVIYTSGSTGRPKGVMVPHGGVDNFFTAMDARVGHQPAGSWLAVTSISFDISVLELLWTLTRGFKVVVQGEGALLKAPARVSAARRKPAEFSLFYFADDADDAGGNRYRLLMEGAKFADRNGFAAVWTPERHFHAFGGLYPNPSVAGAAIAAVTERVGIRAGSVVLPLHHPVRVAEEWALVDNLSQGRVGISVASGWHANDFVFAPERYEKRRELMLEGLDTVRRLWRGETVRMPGGAGTQVDVTLRPRPVQAELPVWLTAAGNPETFISAGRLGCHVLTHLLGQTWEDLEKKLALYRDAWRAAGHPGDGHVTLMLHTFIGEDAGKVRAVVEKPFRNYLKSSADLMRGLAGTLGVDMGSAAFTEADLDRLAGHAFERYFETSGLFGTPRSVREQVERLKASGVDEVGCLIDFGIPADTVLSSLPLLNEVKARSDRDSRRSGGARPIPLQLREHVVTHLQCTPSLARALLADPESAEALGGLRRLMVGGEALPSPLAASLKAALPEGAELVNMYGPTETTIWSSTHGVTQEAGPVASIGSPFTRTQFYIVDAKLRPVPVGVPGELFIGGAGVVRGYLARPELTAERFVPDPFAREPGARLYRTGDRARWREDGTVEFLGRVDYQLKVRGFRIEAGEIEAVLASQPAVREAVVVAREDEPGDVRLVAYVVPRDGQPVDATALRDAVALRLPEHMVPSLLVELPALPLTPNGKVDRKALPAPTAARASRAAYVAPQSQLEQQIAEVWRRVLKLEQVGVHDNFFDLGGHSLLMVQVHTQLKAALGQDLALLKLLEHPTISALARHLRQEPASGAAPVEAAQDRAKKQLESLKRQQQRARKQG
- the hppD gene encoding 4-hydroxyphenylpyruvate dioxygenase codes for the protein MELHVGDAMLSAYFFCHALGFRMVAHAAPESGLEGRRSILLRQGSMRVVVTSALDSKGPVADYVRAHGDGVKDVAFATPDAEGAFHEAVSRGARPVQAPITYEGAGGRVVKATIAGPGDLVHSFIQRDSTAGVFLPDVYLPLETAPGGTEEMFSALDHVALCLEHGTLMDAVAYYLDVLGFEQTHEENVRTEYSGMNSRVVQTAGGRICFPMQEPFTGARRGQLEYFLQAHGGSGVQHLAFLASDITRAVDVLRRGGMRILDAPPDYYETLEARLGDLCGFRRETLQERNILMDRDAWGHLLQVFTRTQHARNTLFFEVIQRQKARGFGGANIQALYEAKERDSMRADLQS